The Micromonospora krabiensis genome window below encodes:
- a CDS encoding HelD family protein yields MTDQTTLEQEMAAEQRHLDRVYARLAELRESAVRAERDGYRLARVGNFGALVERDATVFHAAQRRHALDAEHEGLVFGRLDLRDRQVLHVGRLGIRDENAASMVVDWRAPAAAAFYRATPAQPMGVVRRRMIQSAGERVTRIEDDLLDPGAAPPDMAVVGDGALLATLSRATGRGMRDIVATIQREQDEAIRSPGSGVTIVAGGPGTGKTAVALHRAAFLLYSDRSRYAGGGILVVGPSTVFVEYIASVLPSLGEDTATLRSLGTLFPGLTSSRTDPPEVAAVKGSLRMRRVLERAVRDAAPDGPAELRLLYRGQLLRLDRRELDGIRDRALPRGARRNEVRRAGFDGVFAALWAQARRLRIDRLPEQRAFEDEIAERPEFREFLKAWWPRLHPRHVLGWLARPDRLRRYAGGVLSGREIRLLEAAYRTLDTEGLTVADIALLDELDALLGKPMRPARARRDPFQLAGGVRELTTFADRQRAAREAARQRPEDYREYAHVVVDEAQDVSPMQWRMIGRRGRLASWTVVGDPAQTAWTGDPAELTRARDQALGRRKRHEFTLTTNYRNSAEIFAVAAAEIRRVDPDLRLPTAVRSTGVDPVELVVPAAELANTTVAAATEVLGEVEGTVGVITPVARRDEVAGWLGTLGAPRLQVVTSLEAKGMEYDGVVLVAPSEIRADPGSGVRTLYVALSRATQRLTTVDPTG; encoded by the coding sequence TTGACCGACCAGACCACCCTGGAGCAGGAGATGGCCGCCGAGCAGCGGCATCTCGACCGGGTGTACGCCCGGCTCGCCGAGCTGCGGGAGTCCGCGGTTCGCGCCGAGCGGGACGGCTACCGGCTCGCCCGGGTCGGCAACTTCGGGGCGCTGGTCGAACGTGACGCGACGGTCTTCCACGCCGCGCAGCGGCGGCACGCGCTGGACGCCGAGCACGAGGGGCTGGTCTTCGGCCGGCTGGACCTGCGCGACCGGCAGGTGCTGCACGTCGGGCGGCTCGGCATCCGGGACGAGAACGCGGCCAGCATGGTCGTGGACTGGCGAGCCCCGGCCGCCGCGGCCTTCTACCGGGCCACTCCGGCACAGCCGATGGGCGTCGTACGCCGTCGGATGATCCAGTCGGCCGGGGAACGGGTCACCCGCATCGAGGACGACCTGCTCGACCCGGGCGCCGCCCCACCGGACATGGCGGTGGTGGGCGACGGCGCGCTGCTCGCCACGCTGTCCCGGGCCACCGGGCGGGGCATGCGCGACATCGTGGCCACCATCCAACGGGAGCAGGACGAGGCGATCCGCTCTCCCGGCTCCGGGGTGACGATCGTCGCCGGGGGGCCGGGCACCGGCAAGACGGCGGTGGCCCTGCACCGGGCGGCGTTCCTGCTCTACTCCGACCGCAGCCGGTACGCCGGTGGCGGCATCCTGGTGGTCGGGCCGTCGACGGTCTTCGTCGAGTACATCGCCTCGGTGCTCCCCTCGCTCGGTGAGGACACCGCCACCCTGCGCTCGCTGGGGACGCTCTTCCCGGGGCTGACCTCCTCCCGCACCGACCCGCCGGAGGTGGCGGCGGTGAAGGGGTCGCTGCGGATGCGCCGGGTGCTGGAGCGGGCGGTCCGGGACGCCGCGCCGGACGGTCCGGCGGAGCTGCGCCTGCTCTACCGGGGGCAGCTGCTCCGACTCGACCGCCGGGAGCTGGACGGCATCCGGGACCGGGCGCTGCCCCGGGGCGCCCGCCGCAACGAGGTGCGCCGGGCCGGCTTCGACGGGGTCTTCGCGGCGCTCTGGGCGCAGGCCCGCCGGCTGCGGATCGACCGGCTGCCCGAGCAGCGCGCCTTCGAGGACGAGATCGCCGAGCGGCCGGAGTTCCGGGAGTTCCTGAAGGCCTGGTGGCCCCGCCTGCACCCGCGTCACGTGCTCGGTTGGCTGGCCCGACCGGACCGCCTGCGCCGGTACGCCGGCGGCGTCCTCTCCGGCCGGGAGATCCGGCTGCTGGAGGCGGCGTACCGGACGTTGGACACCGAGGGGTTGACCGTCGCCGACATCGCGCTCCTCGACGAGTTGGACGCGCTGCTCGGCAAGCCGATGCGGCCGGCGCGGGCGCGGCGGGACCCGTTCCAGCTCGCCGGTGGCGTGCGGGAGCTGACCACGTTCGCCGACCGGCAGCGCGCCGCCCGCGAGGCGGCCCGGCAGCGGCCGGAGGACTACCGGGAGTACGCGCACGTCGTGGTCGACGAGGCGCAGGACGTGTCGCCGATGCAGTGGCGGATGATCGGCCGGCGGGGTCGGCTGGCGTCCTGGACGGTGGTGGGCGATCCGGCGCAGACCGCCTGGACGGGTGACCCGGCGGAGCTGACTCGGGCGCGGGACCAGGCGCTGGGCCGCCGCAAGAGGCACGAGTTCACGCTGACCACCAACTACCGCAACTCGGCGGAGATCTTCGCGGTCGCGGCCGCCGAGATCCGCCGGGTCGACCCGGATCTGCGCCTGCCCACCGCGGTCCGTTCCACCGGGGTCGACCCGGTCGAGCTCGTCGTGCCGGCGGCGGAGCTGGCGAACACCACCGTGGCGGCGGCCACCGAGGTGCTGGGCGAGGTCGAGGGCACCGTCGGCGTGATCACTCCGGTGGCCCGGCGCGACGAGGTCGCCGGCTGGCTCGGCACGCTCGGCGCGCCTCGCCTCCAGGTGGTGACCAGCCTGGAGGCGAAGGGTATGGAGTACGACGGGGTGGTGCTGGTCGCGCCGAGCGAGATCCGGGCCGACCCGGGGTCGGGTGTGCGGACGCTCTACGTGGCGCTCTCCCGGGCCACCCAGCGGCTCACCACGGTCGACCCGACGGGCTGA
- a CDS encoding alpha/beta fold hydrolase → MPEQTEVRLPDGVRLHVEVAGAADAGVTVILLHGWTLDGRSWHRQLAALDEVLGASVRLVAYDARGHGRSSCMPLPTATLAQLGDDLAAVLDAVAPTGRVVLVGHSMGGMTIMEYAHRHPDHFAARAAGLAFVSTTAEGHTHTVYGLSPRIARLIRLAETTGAGVLARCGAWRPPRALLRALRPSIRWLLFGDRCDPTDIRLVTSAVARASLRSIGGFRASIGAQHRLETLAALAHLPAVALVGDKDRLTPPPCAESIAAALPATELTVCPGAGHMLMMERPDEVNDALLAVLRQVLDPDGPGGPAGTTPGAPPAADRAPA, encoded by the coding sequence ATGCCGGAGCAGACGGAGGTCCGTCTTCCCGACGGGGTGCGCCTGCACGTCGAGGTGGCCGGTGCGGCGGACGCCGGGGTGACCGTGATCCTGCTGCACGGCTGGACGCTCGACGGCCGCAGCTGGCACCGACAGCTCGCCGCCCTGGACGAGGTCCTCGGCGCGTCGGTGCGGCTGGTGGCGTACGACGCCCGGGGCCACGGCCGTTCCAGCTGCATGCCGCTGCCCACGGCCACCCTCGCCCAGCTCGGCGACGACCTGGCAGCGGTGCTGGACGCGGTCGCCCCGACCGGCCGTGTGGTCCTGGTCGGGCACTCGATGGGCGGCATGACGATCATGGAGTACGCGCACCGGCACCCCGACCACTTCGCCGCCCGTGCCGCCGGCCTGGCCTTCGTCTCGACGACCGCCGAGGGGCACACCCACACCGTCTACGGGCTGTCGCCGCGGATCGCCCGACTGATCCGGCTCGCCGAGACCACCGGCGCCGGGGTGCTGGCCCGGTGCGGTGCCTGGCGACCGCCCCGGGCGCTGCTGCGCGCGCTGCGCCCGAGCATCCGGTGGCTGCTCTTCGGCGACCGGTGCGATCCCACCGACATCCGCCTGGTCACCTCTGCGGTGGCCCGCGCCTCGCTCCGCTCGATCGGCGGGTTCCGCGCCTCGATCGGGGCGCAGCACCGGCTGGAGACCCTGGCGGCGCTGGCTCATCTGCCGGCCGTCGCGCTGGTCGGCGACAAGGATCGGCTCACCCCGCCGCCGTGCGCCGAGTCGATCGCCGCCGCGCTGCCAGCGACCGAGCTCACCGTCTGTCCGGGCGCCGGGCACATGCTGATGATGGAGCGCCCCGACGAGGTGAACGACGCCCTGCTCGCCGTGCTCCGGCAGGTGCTCGACCCCGACGGGCCGGGCGGGCCGGCCGGGACCACCCCCGGGGCGCCGCCGGCGGCCGACCGGGCCCCGGCCTGA
- a CDS encoding carbonic anhydrase, which produces MGSPQAPPPAPGRLAGGTPRAALAALFAGNRRFVSGRPVHGHDVTAAAASASGEQQPYAVLLGCIDSRVPLEAIFDQTFGSICVIRTGGHVLDRAVLGSIEYVVDALGVPLAVVLGHERCGAVGAAVEVARGGKRPGGALAHLVDQIVPAVEEVGAADPRAHPLAVRRHVLRTVAALRAEERLAGPVAAGRVDVVGALYDLASGEVRLLT; this is translated from the coding sequence ATGGGCTCGCCGCAGGCACCGCCGCCCGCGCCGGGCCGCCTCGCCGGTGGCACGCCCCGGGCCGCGCTGGCCGCGCTGTTCGCCGGCAACCGCCGGTTCGTGAGCGGTCGGCCGGTGCACGGCCACGACGTCACCGCCGCCGCGGCGAGCGCCTCCGGCGAGCAGCAGCCGTACGCCGTGCTGCTCGGCTGCATCGACTCGCGGGTGCCGTTGGAGGCGATCTTCGACCAGACCTTCGGGTCGATCTGTGTGATCCGTACCGGCGGTCACGTGCTGGACCGGGCCGTGCTCGGCTCGATCGAGTACGTCGTCGACGCGCTGGGTGTGCCGCTCGCGGTGGTGCTCGGACACGAGCGCTGCGGCGCGGTGGGAGCGGCGGTCGAGGTGGCCCGCGGCGGGAAGCGCCCGGGCGGCGCACTGGCCCATCTGGTCGACCAGATCGTCCCGGCGGTCGAGGAGGTGGGCGCCGCGGACCCCCGGGCCCATCCGCTGGCCGTCCGGCGGCACGTCCTGCGGACGGTGGCCGCGTTGCGGGCCGAGGAGCGGCTGGCCGGGCCGGTCGCCGCCGGCCGGGTGGACGTGGTCGGCGCCCTCTACGACCTCGCCTCCGGCGAGGTCCGCCTGCTCACCTGA
- a CDS encoding DUF3145 domain-containing protein, with product MPTRGVVYVHSTPLAVCSHVEWAIARVLAAPVNLQWTAQPVDPGARRAECGWTGRPGTGAELAAALRQWPMIRFEVTEEPSPGADGERFMHVPGRGLFRATVGAAGDIQLGEDRLRAILATARAPEAIAHALDKALGTAWDAELEPYRYAGDGAPVTLLTRVG from the coding sequence GTGCCAACGCGTGGCGTCGTATACGTCCACTCGACCCCGCTCGCCGTGTGCTCACACGTCGAGTGGGCGATCGCGCGCGTCCTCGCCGCGCCGGTCAACCTGCAGTGGACGGCACAGCCCGTCGACCCCGGCGCCCGCCGGGCGGAGTGCGGGTGGACCGGTCGTCCGGGAACGGGCGCCGAGCTGGCTGCTGCCCTCCGGCAGTGGCCCATGATCCGTTTTGAGGTCACGGAGGAGCCGAGTCCGGGAGCCGACGGTGAGCGCTTCATGCACGTTCCGGGGCGCGGCCTGTTCCGTGCCACGGTGGGCGCCGCCGGCGACATCCAGCTCGGGGAGGACCGCCTCCGCGCCATCCTGGCGACCGCCCGCGCACCCGAGGCGATCGCGCACGCGCTCGACAAGGCGCTCGGCACCGCGTGGGACGCCGAGCTGGAGCCCTACCGGTACGCCGGTGACGGCGCCCCGGTGACCCTGCTCACCCGGGTCGGCTGA
- a CDS encoding glycoside hydrolase family 3 protein — translation MGGVSIRPRRAGIAVAALTALLASACSTGPDPADPTPSASTTAPAPTPSTPSAADPAARAAALVATLADEDLVGQVLMPYAYGSAATTVSPGSAAGNRALAGVDTPAEMIAKYRLGGLILVGFSADDPTKANQTTTNVDNPKQVHELTSGLREAAGRLPTGAAPFLIGTDQEYGVVTRITDGVTALPSALAAGAAGDPALTEAAWRAAGAELAAMGINLDFAPIGDVLATRSTVIGSRSFGADPKRVAAQVGGAVRGLQAAGVAATVKHFPGHGHSADDSHKELPALTQSRAALEAGAWPPFAAGIEAGTMAVMSGHLDVRAIDPGTPATFSHKLLTDVLRKQLGFQGVVITDGMNMAPAMRWSPGEAAVRALNAGNDLILMTPNVGQAYDGLLAALRDGSLPRARLVDAVTRVLTMKFRLAGSSAPAMSTLDDPAHRAAAEKLAGAAVTVLRGSCGTTPVKGPVTVSASGGRDRTRALLTDALKAAGVPVVPSGGTVVHLVGYGDGASDLRADAAVTVAMDTPYVLGDAKSPTLLATYSSSRSSMTALAAVLAGKARPAGRSPVTVPHLPATTCGT, via the coding sequence ATGGGCGGCGTGTCGATTCGCCCGCGTCGCGCCGGCATCGCCGTCGCCGCCCTGACCGCCCTGCTGGCCTCCGCGTGCTCGACCGGGCCGGACCCGGCCGACCCCACCCCGTCCGCGTCGACCACGGCGCCGGCGCCGACACCCAGCACGCCGTCCGCGGCCGACCCCGCCGCCCGGGCCGCCGCCCTGGTCGCCACGCTCGCCGACGAGGACCTGGTCGGCCAGGTGCTGATGCCCTACGCGTACGGCAGCGCGGCCACCACGGTCTCGCCCGGCTCGGCGGCCGGCAACCGGGCGCTCGCCGGGGTGGACACCCCCGCCGAGATGATCGCCAAGTACCGGCTCGGCGGGCTGATCCTGGTCGGCTTCAGCGCGGACGACCCGACCAAGGCCAACCAGACGACCACCAACGTCGACAACCCGAAGCAGGTCCACGAACTGACCAGCGGGCTGCGCGAGGCGGCCGGCCGGCTGCCCACCGGTGCGGCGCCGTTCCTGATCGGCACCGACCAGGAGTACGGCGTGGTGACCCGGATCACCGACGGCGTGACCGCCCTGCCCAGCGCGCTGGCCGCCGGCGCGGCCGGTGACCCGGCGCTGACCGAGGCCGCCTGGCGTGCCGCCGGTGCCGAGCTGGCCGCGATGGGGATCAACCTGGACTTCGCCCCGATCGGCGACGTCCTCGCCACCCGCAGCACGGTGATCGGCTCGCGGTCGTTCGGTGCCGACCCGAAGCGGGTCGCCGCGCAGGTGGGCGGCGCCGTACGCGGGCTCCAGGCCGCCGGGGTCGCCGCCACCGTCAAGCACTTCCCCGGGCACGGGCACAGCGCCGACGACTCGCACAAGGAGCTGCCGGCGCTCACCCAGTCCCGCGCCGCGCTGGAGGCCGGCGCGTGGCCGCCGTTCGCGGCGGGCATCGAGGCCGGGACCATGGCGGTGATGTCCGGCCACCTCGACGTACGCGCCATCGACCCGGGCACGCCGGCCACCTTCTCCCACAAGCTGCTGACCGACGTGCTCCGCAAGCAGCTCGGTTTCCAGGGCGTGGTGATCACCGACGGGATGAACATGGCGCCGGCGATGCGCTGGTCGCCCGGGGAGGCGGCGGTGCGGGCGCTGAACGCCGGCAACGACCTGATCCTCATGACCCCGAACGTCGGTCAGGCGTACGACGGGCTGCTGGCCGCGCTGCGCGACGGCTCGCTGCCCCGGGCTCGGCTCGTCGACGCGGTCACCCGGGTGCTGACGATGAAGTTCCGGCTGGCCGGCTCCTCGGCGCCGGCGATGTCCACGCTCGACGACCCGGCGCACCGGGCGGCGGCCGAGAAGCTGGCCGGCGCGGCGGTGACCGTGCTGCGTGGCTCGTGCGGCACCACGCCCGTCAAGGGCCCGGTGACCGTCTCCGCCTCCGGCGGGCGGGACCGGACGCGGGCGCTGCTGACCGACGCCCTGAAGGCGGCCGGGGTGCCGGTGGTGCCCAGCGGCGGGACCGTGGTGCACCTGGTCGGTTACGGCGACGGGGCCTCGGACCTGCGCGCCGACGCCGCGGTGACGGTCGCCATGGACACCCCGTACGTGCTGGGGGACGCGAAGTCACCGACGCTGCTGGCCACCTACTCGTCGAGCCGGTCGTCGATGACGGCGCTGGCGGCCGTGCTGGCCGGAA